A single region of the Metarhizium brunneum chromosome 6, complete sequence genome encodes:
- the dpb2 gene encoding DNA polymerase epsilon subunit B, translating to MDKPPAPIFRRQNAIPSSSAIPSSSPAFGTPVHPPRPFNVQAPKAAILPIILPPATLRPLAFRTFTKKHSLTLTSSALQELASFIGRHCGSGWREEGLAERVLEEVARGWKNRNGGVIVEGTSKELHDILKTLEGNMSGGKIVGQARGLPRGDSMLEVQDGDAINTRLGIRPTTLTREDSNASFGMSGLGVHEEANDDDDDDTNDPRAWLNVVNAFEQPRETTKPSLLPPASHKTTVFRNRYQVIHQRLLRSEAFQTSSVSSSRKRALQRSLSNQQSLKITPIANMLGRHGSNHMLLGQLVILPTGDLAISDLTGTIALDLGQAVAIPQDSAWFCPGMVVLVDGVYEEEEESVGKGLSGSSGVGGTLGGRFQGFFIGQPPCEKRQATLGISGPEGGQDHTIGGGFGWIDFLGVGSERAVGAKMRRIERRLMHQQPSQDAPGRGRAVVVGELNLDQPRALQALRKILSLYAAEPQGSAPVTFVLAGNFTQHAVMARGGSGGSIEYKEYFDALASALSDFPTLLQASTFVFVPGDNDGWVSSFAAGASAPLPRKPVPDMFTSRIRRAFATANAEAGGGHGVHGSAVWTSNPSRLTLFGPNHELVLFRDDLSARLRRTSVAVKRGADDPEGAPPEDEDPAADDAMQLDDAHEAPAKPGPVADDVRTAQKLVKTLLDQGYLAPFRQSVRPVHWDYSSSLHLYPLPSAMALIDTTAPPFCITYEGCHVMNPGSVLVPGRKGVARWIEYEMGRQGKLRECTL from the exons ATGGACAAACCACCGGCACCCATCTTCCGACGACAAAACGCCATACCATCCTCGTCCGCGATAccatcgtcgtcgccggcgttCGGCACTCCCGTCCACCCTCCAAGGCCATTCAATGTCCAGGCGCCCAAGGCCGCGATTCTCCCCATCATCCTTCCGCCGGCCACCCTGCGGCCCCTTGCGTTTCGCACATTTACCAAGAAGCACTCGTTGACCCTCACATCATCTGCCCTGCAAGAGCTGGCCTCCTTTATCGGGAGACATTGCGGCTCGGGATGGCGCGAGGAGGGTCTCGCCGAACGTGTACTGGAGGAGGTGGCTCGGGGTTGGAAGAACAGGAATGGCGGCGTCATAGTCGAAGGCACAAGTAAAGAGCTGCACGATATCCTAAAGACGCTCGAGGGCAACATGAGCGGAGGAAAGATTGTCGGACAGGCAAGAGGTCTGCCGAGAGGCGACAGCATGCTGGAAGTGCAAGACGGCGACGCCATCAACACGAGGCTCGGTATCCGACCGACTACGCTCACGAGGGAGGACAGCAACGCCAGTTTCGGCATGTCAGGACTGGGGGTGCACGAGGAGGCgaatgacgacgacgacgatgacacAAACGATCCGCGGGCTTGGCTGAATGTTGTCAATGCGTTTGAGCAGCCGCG GGAAACGACAAAGCCATCGTTGCTCCCGCCCGCCTCTCACAAAACCACCGTGTTCCGAAATCGATATCAAGTCATCCACCAGCGTCTACTCCGCAGCGAAGCATTCCAGACCTCGTCAGTGTCGTCGTCCCGCAAACGAGCCCTCCAACGCTCCCTCTCCAATCAACAATCACTCAAAATCACACCCATCGCAAACATGCTTGGCCGCCACGGCAGCAACCACATGCTCCTCGGCCAACTAGTCATCCTACCCACAGGAGATCTTGCCATAAGCGATCTCACCGGCACAATCGCCCTTGATCTCGGccaagccgtcgccatccCCCAAGACTCGGCATGGTTCTGCCCCGGCATGGTCGTCCTAGTAGACGGCGTGtacgaagaggaagaagagtccgtcggcaaaggcctcagcggcagcagcggcgtgGGAGGAACCCTGGGCGGCCGATTCCAAGGCTTCTTCATCGGCCAGCCGCCGTGTGAAAAGCGCCAGGCAACACTGGGCATCAGCGGCCCAGAAGGCGGCCAGGACCACAccatcggcggcggcttcgggTGGATCGACTTCCTCGGTGTCGGCAGCGAACGAGCGGTCGGGGCCAAGATGCGCCGAATCGAGCGCCGCCTCATGCACCAGCAGCCGTCCCAAGACGCCCCCGGTCGAGGCCGCGCCGTCGTGGTCGGCGAGCTCAACCTCGACCAGCCGCGCGCCCTCCAGGCCCTGCGCAAGATCCTGTCCCTCTACGCCGCCGAGCCGCAGGGCTCCGCCCCCGTGACGTTTGTCCTGGCGGGCAACTTCACGCAGcacgccgtcatggcccgtGGCGGCAGTGGCGGCAGCATCGAGTACAAGGAATACTTTGATGCCCTGGCATCCGCGCTGTCAGACTTCCCCACGCTCCTGCAGGCGTCGACCTTTGTCTTCGTGCCCGGCGACAACGACGGCTGGGTCTCgtcctttgccgccggcgcctccGCGCCGCTGCCCCGCAAACCCGTCCCGGACATGTTCACCTCCCGCATCCGCCGGGCCTTTGCCACCGCCAACGCGGaagccggcggcggccacggcgtccACGGCTCCGCGGTATGGACCTCCAACCCGAGCCGCCTGACGCTCTTCGGCCCCAACCACGAGCTGGTCCTCTTCCGCGACGACCTGTCGGCCCGTCTGCGCCGCACGTCCGTCGCCGTGAagcgcggcgccgacgacccCGAAGGCGCGCCaccagaggacgaggacccggccgccgacgacgccatgcaactcgacgacgcccacgaAGCACCCGCAAAGCCCGGCCCCGTCGCAGACGACGTGCGCACCGCCCAGAAACTGGTCAAGACCCTCCTCGACCAGGGCTACCTCGCGCCCTTTAGACAGTCCGTCCGCCCCGTGCACTGGGACTACTCCTCCTCGCTGCACTTGTACCCGCTCccctcggccatggccctcatcgacacgacggcgccgccgttCTGCATCACCTACGAGGGCTGCCACGTCATGAACCCCGGCAGCGTGCTGGTCCCGGGGCGCAAGGGCGTAGCCAGATGGATAGAATACGAGATGGGGCGGCAGGGGAAATTACGCGAATGCACATTATAA